Proteins encoded by one window of Bacillota bacterium:
- a CDS encoding VOC family protein, giving the protein MKFRWVTIMVKDLEESIEFYRDIVGLEINRRFAAGPGREIVFLGAGGTEVELIYDQSQQDCRCGDSISLGFQVDSVEKMMEFVAQKGFPVHSGPFEPNPQTKFFFILDPNGVKVQFVELK; this is encoded by the coding sequence ATGAAATTCCGGTGGGTAACCATCATGGTCAAGGATCTGGAAGAGTCAATCGAGTTTTATCGGGACATTGTGGGTCTGGAGATTAACCGGCGGTTTGCCGCTGGCCCCGGCAGGGAGATCGTTTTTCTAGGGGCTGGGGGCACAGAAGTGGAGTTGATTTACGACCAGTCTCAGCAGGACTGCCGCTGTGGAGACTCCATTTCCCTCGGTTTCCAGGTGGATTCCGTGGAGAAAATGATGGAATTTGTCGCGCAGAAGGGTTTTCCCGTGCACAGTGGACCCTTTGAGCCTAATCCCCAGACAAAGTTCTTCTTTATCCTGGATCCCAATGGAGTAAAGGTGCAGTTCGTGGAACTGAAGTAG
- a CDS encoding sulfatase, translating into MFHYISIGGKIVPKFNILYLHSHDTGRFIQPYGFPVETPNLQRLAEEGVMFRNCHCVGPTCSPSRAGLLTGQCAHSSGMLGLAHRGFGLNDYSQHIIHTLKKVGYRSILAGVQHVAKNKEVIGYDLVLPTKGDATVANAAREFLLSRPQEPFFMSVGFTDTHRSFPKVEEDGSYESPPPLLPDHPAVRKDMAEFKAGVRRLDHHMGMVLSALDEAGLRENTLVVCTTDHGMAFPGMKCNLTAWGTGVMLMMRGPGLPKGLVLDSLVSHMDVYPTICDLVGCEHPPWLQGYSLLPLLEGKAEEIREELFAEVTFHAAFEPQRGVRTQRWSYIRRYLDDLSVVLPNIDDGHTKSYLLEQGLRDMRHPREALYDLVYDPMERCNLAERPEYASVLVDMRNRLDRWMRETRDPLWDNNLVLPETGVLVTSPNQTSPRETAEWCHDAQVFLDMLVR; encoded by the coding sequence ATGTTCCATTACATAAGCATAGGGGGCAAGATTGTGCCAAAGTTTAACATCCTTTATCTACATTCCCATGATACGGGTCGCTTCATCCAACCCTATGGCTTCCCGGTGGAAACGCCCAATCTGCAACGCTTGGCCGAAGAAGGAGTAATGTTTCGCAACTGTCACTGTGTGGGCCCTACCTGTTCTCCCAGTCGGGCAGGTTTGTTGACGGGTCAGTGTGCCCATAGCAGCGGCATGTTGGGACTGGCCCATCGCGGCTTCGGTCTGAATGACTATAGTCAACATATCATCCACACCTTGAAGAAGGTGGGCTATCGGTCGATTTTGGCCGGTGTACAGCATGTTGCTAAAAACAAGGAAGTCATTGGATATGATCTTGTCTTGCCCACTAAAGGTGATGCTACGGTGGCCAACGCGGCCCGGGAGTTTTTGTTGAGTAGACCCCAGGAACCCTTCTTTATGTCGGTGGGCTTTACGGATACCCATCGGTCCTTCCCCAAAGTGGAGGAAGATGGCTCCTATGAGTCTCCGCCGCCGCTGCTACCGGATCATCCAGCGGTCCGTAAGGATATGGCGGAGTTTAAGGCCGGCGTCCGTCGCCTAGACCACCACATGGGGATGGTACTGTCTGCCTTAGATGAGGCGGGTCTAAGGGAGAACACCCTAGTGGTCTGCACCACCGACCATGGCATGGCCTTCCCTGGTATGAAGTGCAATCTTACCGCTTGGGGTACTGGTGTGATGCTGATGATGCGGGGACCTGGTTTACCGAAGGGGCTGGTCTTGGATAGCCTTGTTTCCCACATGGATGTATATCCCACCATCTGCGATCTGGTGGGCTGTGAACATCCGCCCTGGCTTCAGGGGTATTCCCTGTTACCTCTCCTGGAGGGTAAAGCCGAGGAGATCCGAGAGGAGCTCTTTGCGGAAGTGACGTTCCATGCAGCCTTTGAGCCCCAGCGGGGGGTTCGCACGCAGCGTTGGAGTTATATCCGTCGCTATTTGGACGATTTGTCCGTGGTGTTGCCCAATATTGATGACGGTCATACGAAAAGCTATCTGTTGGAACAGGGACTCCGCGATATGCGCCATCCGCGGGAAGCCTTATATGATCTGGTGTACGATCCTATGGAACGGTGCAATCTGGCGGAACGACCCGAGTATGCCTCGGTATTAGTCGATATGCGCAACAGGCTAGATCGTTGGATGAGGGAGACCAGGGATCCTCTTTGGGATAACAACCTAGTCCTACCCGAAACGGGTGTATTGGTGACCTCGCCCAACCAAACTTCACCCCGGGAGACCGCGGAGTGGTGTCATGATGCGCAGGTTTTTTTGGATATGTTGGTAAGATAG
- a CDS encoding MFS transporter: MKFTYRHTLHACYLGYVTQAINNNLAPLLFIVFQNQFGLSTEMLGRLILLNFTTQIVADLVAVRYVDRIGYRRSALIAHLLSALGLISLGILPFLLPSPYVGLCLATIIYGWGGGFIEVLISPIVESLPGDAKASAMSLLHSFYCWGQMLVVIVTTVLVRLLGANHWYILPFLWALIPATNFFRFTKVPLRVLVPEEQQMPIRELFRSPSFLIALLLMLSAGASELTMSQWSSYFAEQGLQVPKMIGDLIGPGLFALFMGIGRTIYGVWGERIDLRKALLFTSALCVLCYLLTVFAPHPLLSLAGCSLTGFSVSLMWPGTFSLSARAFPFGGTAMFGILAIFGDLGGSLGPWSAGLVADLTERGLHAGLLTASVFPLALLIGVQLFSPKKVTEESKA; this comes from the coding sequence GTGAAGTTTACATATCGACATACTCTGCATGCCTGCTACCTTGGTTACGTAACCCAGGCGATAAATAACAATCTTGCGCCTTTGCTTTTTATCGTCTTTCAAAACCAGTTCGGTCTTTCCACGGAAATGCTCGGACGGCTTATCCTTTTAAACTTCACCACCCAGATTGTGGCCGATCTGGTCGCGGTTCGTTATGTAGACAGGATCGGTTACCGTCGTTCGGCCCTCATCGCCCACCTATTAAGTGCCTTGGGACTAATCTCCCTAGGTATTCTCCCCTTTTTGCTGCCTTCTCCATACGTAGGCCTTTGTTTGGCGACTATCATCTACGGCTGGGGCGGAGGATTCATCGAAGTGTTGATTAGCCCCATCGTGGAGTCCTTGCCCGGTGATGCGAAAGCATCGGCGATGAGTCTGCTACATTCCTTCTACTGTTGGGGACAGATGCTCGTGGTCATCGTCACCACTGTGCTGGTGCGACTCCTCGGAGCGAACCACTGGTATATCCTCCCCTTCCTTTGGGCCCTCATCCCTGCCACAAATTTCTTCCGGTTCACTAAGGTTCCCCTACGGGTACTGGTGCCGGAGGAACAACAGATGCCCATTCGGGAGCTATTCCGCTCCCCCAGCTTTCTCATCGCCCTGTTGCTCATGCTCTCGGCCGGAGCATCGGAACTCACCATGTCCCAATGGTCCTCCTACTTTGCCGAACAGGGTTTGCAGGTTCCAAAGATGATCGGTGATCTTATTGGTCCGGGCCTGTTCGCGTTGTTTATGGGTATTGGTCGCACGATCTACGGTGTGTGGGGCGAGCGCATTGACCTGCGAAAAGCCTTGCTTTTCACCAGCGCGCTTTGTGTTCTTTGCTATCTCCTCACGGTTTTTGCCCCCCATCCCCTGTTATCCCTGGCGGGCTGCTCCCTGACGGGCTTTTCCGTAAGTTTGATGTGGCCGGGCACTTTCAGTCTCAGTGCCAGAGCCTTTCCCTTTGGGGGTACGGCCATGTTCGGCATCTTGGCCATTTTCGGCGATCTGGGCGGTTCCCTCGGTCCTTGGTCCGCCGGTCTTGTGGCAGACCTGACCGAACGGGGTCTACACGCCGGGCTTTTGACCGCTTCCGTATTCCCCCTAGCCCTGCTGATTGGGGTGCAGTTGTTCTCCCCTAAAAAGGTCACCGAAGAAAGCAAAGCCTAG
- a CDS encoding arylsulfatase yields the protein MYTQSKRPNVVIIYADDLGYGDVGCYGATRIPTPHLDQLAREGLVFTQGYATAATCTPSRYSLLTGAYPWRNKGAQILPGDAPMIIPPGSQTLPRMLQAAGYATGVVGKWHLGLGAGNVNYNREIKPGPLDVGFDYSFIMPATNDRVPCVYIEGRRVVGLDPSDPIEVWYGKENPFPEVPTGRDHPELLRLKHSHGHDMTIINGIGRIGYMRGGRAALWDDETMSEVFLSKAVSFVKEHKDRPFFLYYALHQPHVPRVPGPRFAGKSALGPRGDVIMELDWCVGQLLDVLKQEGLRENTIVIFTSDNGPVLDDGYQDQAVGLNGDHRPAGPLRGGKYSLYDGGTRVPFILSWPGVVKPGRSSAVVCQVDFLASFAALLDQPLEETAAPDSLNMLPALLGKDPVGREELILEGIGAKTILRSGDRVYIPPYPGHSVAPNTGIELGNSPKAQLYHLGEDIGQQTNLAEMHPDMVEKMSQRLQELLTSSRTR from the coding sequence GTGTACACACAATCGAAACGGCCTAATGTGGTTATCATCTATGCCGATGACCTGGGTTACGGCGATGTGGGCTGCTACGGTGCCACCCGGATTCCCACACCGCACCTTGATCAGCTGGCCCGGGAAGGGTTGGTCTTCACCCAAGGCTATGCCACGGCGGCGACTTGTACACCGTCCCGGTACAGCTTGTTGACGGGAGCCTATCCTTGGCGCAACAAGGGGGCCCAAATCTTGCCGGGCGATGCGCCTATGATTATTCCTCCTGGTTCCCAAACCTTACCCCGGATGTTACAGGCTGCAGGGTATGCCACCGGGGTTGTGGGCAAGTGGCATCTGGGGTTAGGTGCAGGAAATGTGAATTACAATCGGGAGATCAAACCTGGCCCCTTGGATGTAGGCTTTGATTATTCCTTCATTATGCCGGCCACCAATGACCGTGTACCCTGTGTGTACATCGAAGGACGTCGGGTGGTAGGGTTGGATCCTTCGGATCCTATTGAGGTATGGTATGGGAAAGAGAATCCCTTTCCCGAAGTGCCAACGGGTAGGGACCATCCGGAATTGCTGCGTCTAAAGCACAGCCATGGTCACGACATGACCATCATCAACGGCATTGGCCGTATTGGATACATGCGGGGCGGTAGGGCCGCCCTTTGGGACGATGAGACCATGTCAGAAGTGTTTTTGAGTAAGGCCGTTTCTTTCGTAAAAGAGCACAAGGATCGCCCCTTCTTCTTGTACTATGCCCTGCACCAACCCCATGTTCCCCGGGTACCGGGACCTAGGTTTGCGGGAAAGAGCGCCCTAGGACCCCGGGGTGATGTGATCATGGAACTGGATTGGTGTGTGGGCCAGTTATTGGATGTTTTGAAGCAGGAAGGATTACGTGAAAACACCATTGTGATCTTTACCAGTGACAACGGTCCTGTGTTGGATGATGGTTACCAAGACCAAGCGGTAGGACTCAACGGTGACCACCGCCCGGCAGGACCCCTGCGGGGCGGGAAGTATAGTCTGTACGACGGAGGCACCCGGGTGCCCTTTATCTTGAGCTGGCCCGGGGTGGTAAAGCCCGGTCGCTCTTCTGCTGTGGTTTGTCAGGTGGATTTCCTGGCCAGTTTTGCTGCCCTGTTGGACCAACCTTTGGAAGAAACGGCCGCCCCCGATAGCCTGAACATGCTCCCGGCACTGTTGGGGAAAGATCCCGTTGGCCGTGAGGAACTAATCTTGGAAGGTATCGGGGCAAAGACCATACTGCGGTCTGGTGATAGGGTCTATATTCCCCCCTATCCCGGACATTCCGTGGCGCCCAACACGGGAATCGAGCTAGGCAATTCCCCTAAAGCCCAGCTTTACCATCTAGGGGAGGATATCGGTCAGCAGACTAACCTAGCTGAAATGCATCCGGATATGGTGGAAAAGATGTCTCAACGGTTGCAAGAGCTCTTGACCAGTTCTCGAACCCGATAG